The sequence AATCGCTTCTGAGACTTTCTGAAAGACTTTATTGATGGCAGCTTGCTATTCTCTGAAGTTGCCAGGTAATCGTTTTCATGTAGTACCGCGTCCAACCCAAGCGTATTGTCCCAGCTAGGAATTACGTCTTCAGGTGCGAAAGTCGGTACATTTGGATCTTCCAAGCAAATCGCAATGTACCAGCCATCAGCCTTATTGGTCAGCAATGCATTTTTCAGCACAAAACCATTGGGTAGTGGACGATGTAATCGCACTTTTAGCCAACCTTTTAACTTTGAAAAAGACAGAAATAACCAGCTTTTCTCAACACGCTCAACAGTAATAGCCTGTCCCTCAATCCTTAGAGTGCGGTAACGTGCAGCGTTTTTAAAGCGAGGTTTACCACTACGGCTTCCATTACTATCACCCGCAAGAAAACGAGTAAAAGCTAGGTCTACGCGCTTTGATACATCTTGCAAAGTCTGAGATGGAACACTCGTAAAATCTAATAGCTCGCCAGAATAGCCAACTTTTATCAAGTCTTCTTTGATAATAGGAAGCTGCTTTTTTTGAGAATAGAAGCTGGGGTTATCTCGCAACTTTGGCAATGAACAATTCAAAGGACACGAATTAATACTGGTGCGGTTATTTTCATACCAATCAAATCTATCTCTAAGTTGCCTGTTATACCAGTATCGACAAATCCTTAGCCAGCTATTTAGTTGTAGTTTTTGATTACTGTTTGGATATACGCGGTACTGATAGTTAAGCAACAAGGTAACTCACCTCCTTTATCTTTAGTCAACGTTACTTAATTAAAATACAGTGATTATAACAAAGTTCCGGGGATTGTTGTGAAAAATGATTTTGTTTC comes from Tolypothrix sp. NIES-4075 and encodes:
- a CDS encoding RNA-guided endonuclease InsQ/TnpB family protein, which encodes MLLNYQYRVYPNSNQKLQLNSWLRICRYWYNRQLRDRFDWYENNRTSINSCPLNCSLPKLRDNPSFYSQKKQLPIIKEDLIKVGYSGELLDFTSVPSQTLQDVSKRVDLAFTRFLAGDSNGSRSGKPRFKNAARYRTLRIEGQAITVERVEKSWLFLSFSKLKGWLKVRLHRPLPNGFVLKNALLTNKADGWYIAICLEDPNVPTFAPEDVIPSWDNTLGLDAVLHENDYLATSENSKLPSIKSFRKSQKRLAQISNRKSARNKGSKQRHKLAKREGREHQRIARTRKDHAFKTAHALVRIGKKVIVYEDLNLRGLSKPNKAKQDEDGKYLPNGQSAKSGLNKSWNDAAFGQFFATLEYIAGKAGTRTIAVRPAYTSQLLAYRDEFIFTDCDIRKYWDEFESLWVDRDINASINVKRVGLGLFPTIKRRKGNLVVGNSTTNSTSKEVLATLRMYQKPTFSRYSDECR